Genomic segment of Mucilaginibacter sabulilitoris:
TTGGCGGCGTTAAGTACTTTGGCAAAGTATTCGGGATAACCGTTTTTCCACCAGCCTACGCGGGTTTTATCCGGATAATACACCCCGGCCACATAATTACCTAATAAAGATTGCCCGCTGTAAGCTTCCTCAAAATTGGCACGCTGCCCCATACGGCCATTGCCCAAACTAAATATACTTTCGGATATTTGATGATGATGCGGATCAAAACCCTCTTCAATAATGCTCCACTCATCAGGTTTTATGTAGTTTTTCATTGGGTAATCGTATTTAAAATATTTTTATGTCATTGCGAGCGCAGCGTCGCAATCGCATGCTATACAAAGCGAACCTACAAATTCGCGATTGCTTCGTCGTTCCTCCTCGCAATGACATGATGTGTTTTTTTATGGTAGTATTTCTAACTGCTCCAACGTAACCTTATCCAGTCCGCTTACTACCATATCCGCCTCATGCAATATGTTCGCATCGCCGATGCCTACCGCTTTCATGCCGCCTGCTTTGGCTGCTTCAACTCCGGCTATAGCATCTTCAAATACCACACAAAACTGGGGTTCAATGCTCAGCTCTTCCGCACCCTTTAAAAACACTTCGGGGTCGGGCTTAGCTTTGCTCACCTTGTTGCCGTCAATAATGGCATCAAACAGGTTAACGATGTTGAGCTTGTTTAATATGGTCATGGAGTTTTTACTGGCCGAACCTAAAGCGGTTTTAATACCGGCGTCGCGGCAGCTTTGTACAAACTCCTGTGCGCCGGGTAAAATTTCGGCAGGCGTCATCTGGTTTATCATTTCTGTATACCAGGTATTTTTTTGGGCGGCCAGTTGTTCTTTTTCAGCGTCGGTTTTAGTTACCCCGCCGC
This window contains:
- the pgmB gene encoding beta-phosphoglucomutase; translated protein: MNNIKACIFDLDGVIVDTAVYHYKAWKRLAAGLGFDFSEHDNERLKGVSRMRSLEIVLECGGVTKTDAEKEQLAAQKNTWYTEMINQMTPAEILPGAQEFVQSCRDAGIKTALGSASKNSMTILNKLNIVNLFDAIIDGNKVSKAKPDPEVFLKGAEELSIEPQFCVVFEDAIAGVEAAKAGGMKAVGIGDANILHEADMVVSGLDKVTLEQLEILP